The following coding sequences lie in one Mus musculus strain C57BL/6J chromosome 11, GRCm38.p6 C57BL/6J genomic window:
- the Wnt9a gene encoding protein Wnt-9a precursor: MLDGSLLARWLAAAFGLTLLLAALRPSAAYFGLTGSEPLTILPLTLETEAAAQAHYKACDRLKLERKQRRMCRRDPGVAETLVEAVSMSALECQYQFRFERWNCTLEGRYRASLLKRGFKETAFLYAISSAGLTHALAKACSAGRMERCTCDEAPDLENREAWQWGGCGDNLKYSSKFVKEFLGRRSSKDLRARVDFHNNLVGVKVIKAGVETTCKCHGVSGSCTVRTCWRQLAPFHEVGKHLKHKYETSLKVGSTTNEATGEAGAISPPRGRASGSGGGDPLPRTPELVHLDDSPSFCLAGRFSPGTAGRRCHREKNCESICCGRGHNTQSRVVTRPCQCQVRWCCYVECRQCTQREEVYTCKG, translated from the exons ATGCTGGATGGGTCCCTTCTGGCGCGCTGGCTGGCCGCGGCCTTCGGGCTGACGCTGCTGCTCGCCGCGCTGCGCCCTTCGGCCGCCTACTTCGG GCTAACAGGCAGTGAACCCCTGACTATCCTCCCTCTGACCCTGGAGACCGAGGCTGCGGCCCAAGCACACTACAAGGCCTGCGACAGGCTGAAGCTGGAGCGCAAGCAGCGCCGCATGTGCCGCAGGGACCCGGGTGTGGCCGAGACACTGGTGGAGGCCGTAAGCATGAGTGCCCTGGAGTGCCAGTACCAGTTCCGCTTTGAGCGCTGGAACTGCACCCTGGAGGGCCGCTAccgagccagcctgctcaagcgAG GCTTCAAGGAGACTGCTTTCCTCTACGCCATCTCTTCTGCCGGCCTGACGCATGCACTGGCCAAGGCCTGCAGTGCAGGCCGCATGGAGCGCTGCACGTGTGATGAGGCACCCGACCTGGAAAACCGCGAGGCCTGGCAGTGGGGCGGCTGCGGGGACAACCTCAAGTACAGCAGCAAGTTTGTCAAGGAGTTCCTGGGCCGGCGCTCTAGCAAGGATTTGCGAGCCCGAGTGGACTTCCACAACAACCTCGTGGGTGTGAAG GTGATAAAGGCTGGAGTGGAAACCACTTGCAAATGCCATGGTGTGTCTGGCTCCTGCACCGTGCGGACCTGCTGGCGGCAGCTAGCACCCTTCCACGAGGTGGGCAAGCACCTAAAACACAAATATGAGACCTCGCTCAAGGTGGGCAGCACTACCAATGAAGCCACTGGAGAGGCAGGTGCCATCTCCCCACCGCGGGGCCGGGCTTCTGGGTCAGGAGGTGGCGACCCACTGCCCCGAACACCAGAGCTTGTACACCTGGACGACTCTCCCAGCTTCTGCCTGGCTGGCCGCTTTTCCCCTGGCACGGCAGGCCGCAGGTGTCACCGGGAGAAGAACTGTGAGAGTATTTGTTGTGGCCGAGGCCACAACACACAGAGTCGTGTGGTGACAAGGCCCTGCCAATGCCAGGTCCGCTGGTGCTGCTACGTGGAGTGCAGGCAGTGTACACAGAGAGAGGAGGTCTATACCTGCAAGGGCTGA
- the Wnt9a gene encoding protein Wnt-9a isoform X1 encodes MLDGSLLARWLAAAFGLTLLLAALRPSAAYFGLTGSEPLTILPLTLETEAAAQAHYKACDRLKLERKQRRMCRRDPGVAETLVEAVSMSALECQYQFRFERWNCTLEGRYRASLLKRGFKETAFLYAISSAGLTHALAKACSAGRMERCTCDEAPDLENREAWQWGGCGDNLKYSSKFVKEFLGRRSSKDLRARVDFHNNLVIKAGVETTCKCHGVSGSCTVRTCWRQLAPFHEVGKHLKHKYETSLKVGSTTNEATGEAGAISPPRGRASGSGGGDPLPRTPELVHLDDSPSFCLAGRFSPGTAGRRCHREKNCESICCGRGHNTQSRVVTRPCQCQVRWCCYVECRQCTQREEVYTCKG; translated from the exons ATGCTGGATGGGTCCCTTCTGGCGCGCTGGCTGGCCGCGGCCTTCGGGCTGACGCTGCTGCTCGCCGCGCTGCGCCCTTCGGCCGCCTACTTCGG GCTAACAGGCAGTGAACCCCTGACTATCCTCCCTCTGACCCTGGAGACCGAGGCTGCGGCCCAAGCACACTACAAGGCCTGCGACAGGCTGAAGCTGGAGCGCAAGCAGCGCCGCATGTGCCGCAGGGACCCGGGTGTGGCCGAGACACTGGTGGAGGCCGTAAGCATGAGTGCCCTGGAGTGCCAGTACCAGTTCCGCTTTGAGCGCTGGAACTGCACCCTGGAGGGCCGCTAccgagccagcctgctcaagcgAG GCTTCAAGGAGACTGCTTTCCTCTACGCCATCTCTTCTGCCGGCCTGACGCATGCACTGGCCAAGGCCTGCAGTGCAGGCCGCATGGAGCGCTGCACGTGTGATGAGGCACCCGACCTGGAAAACCGCGAGGCCTGGCAGTGGGGCGGCTGCGGGGACAACCTCAAGTACAGCAGCAAGTTTGTCAAGGAGTTCCTGGGCCGGCGCTCTAGCAAGGATTTGCGAGCCCGAGTGGACTTCCACAACAACCTC GTGATAAAGGCTGGAGTGGAAACCACTTGCAAATGCCATGGTGTGTCTGGCTCCTGCACCGTGCGGACCTGCTGGCGGCAGCTAGCACCCTTCCACGAGGTGGGCAAGCACCTAAAACACAAATATGAGACCTCGCTCAAGGTGGGCAGCACTACCAATGAAGCCACTGGAGAGGCAGGTGCCATCTCCCCACCGCGGGGCCGGGCTTCTGGGTCAGGAGGTGGCGACCCACTGCCCCGAACACCAGAGCTTGTACACCTGGACGACTCTCCCAGCTTCTGCCTGGCTGGCCGCTTTTCCCCTGGCACGGCAGGCCGCAGGTGTCACCGGGAGAAGAACTGTGAGAGTATTTGTTGTGGCCGAGGCCACAACACACAGAGTCGTGTGGTGACAAGGCCCTGCCAATGCCAGGTCCGCTGGTGCTGCTACGTGGAGTGCAGGCAGTGTACACAGAGAGAGGAGGTCTATACCTGCAAGGGCTGA